The stretch of DNA GCGGATCACTTTGTTAAAACGGTGCAGGAGTTGTTGTTGGTAGTCCTGATTGACGGGAATCAATTCTCGTGTCGCTGCGAGCAACACCGGACCATCGGCTAGAAAATAGAACAGCCCGATAATAAACATCAATCCGCCGACAATGCCCGAGACGATCCGGCCCACGATGCCGAAGGTGGAAGCTGCAAATCCCATCGTCCGCTCTGCGACACGGTCGAGCGCAGCTTTGGTATTGGCGCGGATGTTGGTCTCGACTTGTTCGTGAAACCGAGCACGACGAGCTTTCCATTCGTCGAGTTGATCTTTGTCGGTGGGTGGAGGACTGAAGCGGTCATAGACGCTGTCGATGATTTCGTCGGCGTCGAACCGTTCGCGAAATTTCCCATAGGCCGGTTTCCATTGCGCCGGCTCCAGCCGCTCCTGCGCGAAGGCATATAACTCGGCCGTTGCGATCACCGTGCCGGTTGCTAAGGGCACGAAAATGATTGCCAGAATCGCCGCGGTTGTTAGTCCGGCTGCCCAATGGGTCTTGTCGTTGGTTCGGGTTAGGAAATAGCGAAACATCGGTTGGCAGAGCAACGCCACGACACCGGCCAAAAAGAGCGGCAGCAAGAACGGAGCGATCACCTGAAAAAAGGTGATGCCAAGAAAGACGATCAACACCGTCAGCACAATGAGCGATACGAGCCGCGCCATGGAGAGTTGCCTAGCTAGGAAGTGAAACACCGGCCTGCGGCTGAGCCGCGAAAATGTGGTTCAATTAGTGTAACCAATTTCTCGGTGCGGCGCAATATGCTGCGCGACGTTACGGCTGATGGAATGATTCCCCCTGATAAAGCGAAGGCTGCTCAGCACTGCTGGACAAGCCAGCAGTGACACCCGATTTGCCATTCAATCGACTGCTAAGGCTTCGTTGAAACGGGCAATCAGGTCTTCAGGTGGTTCCAGCCCGACGGAGACGCGCAGCAGGTAGCGGGAGACGCCGCAGTCTTCGGCGAAATCGAGTTCGCCGTAATGCGCTAGGATTGTATAGGGACAGACGAGCGTGTAGTTCGTTCCCAGGTTGGGTCCCTTGCAGACGCGCAGAGCATCGAAGACGCGGGGAGCGCGTTTCGCCGGTTCGGCGAATTCGACCGACAACAGCCCGCCGTATCCCCCGTCTCGTTTTCGAAACGCCCTGTATCGCTGTGGCGTTTGGAATTTGGGGTAATTCACAGCCGTAACGCGAGGATGCTGCAACAGATGATCGGCCAATTGTTCGGCGTTGTGATTGATCTGCCGGACACGCGCTTCGAAATCGCGGGAATTTTCCTCCAGGACCAGCGCATCCTCACACCACAGCAAATCATCCTCTTGGCTGAGAGCTGTTTTCAGTTCGTTGTAAAACGGGCCATTGGCATTGAGCACAACCGAACCGGCTGTGACGTCACCGGCGCCGGAGAAGAATTTGGTCAAACTGGAACAGACAGCGTCGGCCGCCGAGAGGACATCGGCATTGACGGATGTGGCGACAGTGTCGTCGACGACCAGCGGGCAACGGTGGGCACGCGCCAGTTCCGCCAGCCGCGCCAGGTCGGGGCTTTTCAATAACGGATTCGAGGGAAATTCGGTGTAAATCCCGCTGATCGGCTCGGCCGCCAAAACCTCAGCCAGCTGATCCAAGTCTGCGGATTCTCCGTGTGGATAAAAATGCACGCCCGTGCCGCAGGTTTTTTGGATTTTGAGCGTATCGACGTAAGGAAAGCCGAACTGCGCGCACTTGCGATCCGGAAAAGTCGCTTCCAACGCGCGATAGAGCGAGAATATCGCATTCATTCCGCTGGGAAAGAGAAACACATCCTCCACAGTGGCGCTGGCAGCATCGGCGATGCGTTGCCGGAGAATTTGTTTTGCCGCCGTCGCGTCGGGGGCGGTACGGTTTTCAAGACAGGCTTCGGCATGCCGGGAGGAAATCCCTTCACCGAGATGTTGCCAACCTGCTTTGGCGGTGTCGGCAAATTGTGTCGGAAAGCAGGCCGCTTGGACGCCGTGTCGGCCGAAGTCGCAGAGCCGAGGTTTTTGTCCGGTCTGCTTGGCAAAGAACTCGACGAAACGCTCAGCGGCGACGACCGACGGAAATGCCAAACAGGATTCATCCGCAGCGGCGAATTTTGCATGACACTCCGCAAACAATTGTTGGCAGAGATGATGGAAGACAAAGCGGGGGTAGCCATTGTTCAATTGCTCAATGACGCGCGGTGTTTTCTCTTCATAACCAATATTGTCAGCCCATGTCGGCAAACAGACAGAGACGGCGTGCGGAGAATCGGGGATCGGTCGCCCCAGATCAGCGGCGTTGCACAACGGAGTTTCGAATAATGGATCAAGCACGTTCATGTTCAGCGGAGGGGACTGTCCCGCGGAAAATCCGGGGGTGGGGAATAATAGAGGAGAGAAATTGCGTTAGCGAGAGGTCAATTCACCGTAGACGAACTCAATATTTTCCGTCCGTTCTCGGACATCAACGCCTGTCCATTCTTGATAAAAGGGCAGTTCGATATCGGCTTTGATCTCATCCAGCGATTTGCCATCGTCGATCGCCTGTTGAATGGTTTCGCGCAATTCAACGAAGTAACGTTTTTGCAGGGGAACCAGTTTTTCGTCACCCACTTCTCCGTGGCCGGGGGCGACGGTTTTGATGGGGAGCGTTTGGATTTCCGTGAGCACGCCGACCCAACTGGCCGTGTTGCTATCACCGGTGTAATTGAAGGCTCCGTTTACGACGGCGTCGCCGCTGAATAGGATCCCCTGTTTCGGCAACCAGGCCACCGCGTCGCCGGCGGTGTGGGCATGACCGAAATGCAACAATTCCACCCGCTGTGTGCCATCGTCAATCACCATTTTACGGGGGAACAGCAACGTAGGTTTTTCATAGTTGAGCGGGCCGTATTCTTCGGGTTTGCTTTGTTGCGACTTACGAAATCCGTCAAGACCCTTGGTGTCGAATAACAGTTGGCTATTCTCCGAAGCGATAGCGGTCGCCCCCTGGGCGGTATAGATCATGTTGCCGTCCGCGTGATCGCCGTGGTAATGGGTGTCGAAGACGTAACGGATCGGTTTGCCCGTATGTTTTTTGATCAACTTCGCCACTTCGGCCGCCTGATTGGGAAAGTTGGCATCGATGACCAGCACGAAGTCTTTGAATTCGACCCAACCTTGATTGCAGCCCAGAAAGACCGGTTCGGTTTGCGATTTGCGGAAAAAGACGCCGGGCGCCAATTCCGTGATTGTGGTTTCATTCGGTGAAAACCACCCGGCGGCGTACCCCCCGGCGGACGTCACGACCAGCGTCGTCAACAGCGCGATCCATCCGCGTCGTGAGTATTTCATAGGTTGTTGCGCCTTAATGATTTCGCGATTGTATGGGTAGGTCATGCTGTGCATGACGAATCGGGTAGCGTTGAGCGTTTGTTTTAGCAACGTCATGCACAGCATGACCTACGAAAGGGGAAGTATAACGTCAAATGGCGTGCGAACGCGAGTAACCCCAGGCACTCCAAAACCCATAAAGGGTTGCCGATATTTACCACGTTACGGTACGATGCTTCCGTCGTTAATTTGCAAAAACCCAGATTTCACCAGGATTTTTGTATGGCCCCTGTTCGTTGCCCCGGTCCGGTCAATCGCCGCGAATTCTTGCGTATTGGATCGCTTGCGCTGGGGGGAGCGACATTATCAGAAATTTCCGCCGGGCGCGCGGCGGCGGGAACGTTGAACAGCGACACGTCGGTTATTTTGTGCTATCTGCACGGCGGTCCGTCGCAACTGGAAACCTACGACCTCAAGCCGCATGCGCCGGTGGAAACACGCAGCGTCTTCTCGCCGATTTCCACATCGGTGCCGGGGATGGATATCTGCGAACACTTTCCGCTACAGGCGAAGATCGCGGATAAGTTTTCGATCGTCCGCTCGCTGAACCATGACGTCGGGATTCACAGTGACGGGGGCATTATTGTTTGCACCGGCAAACGTCCGGCGGTCCTCGATCCCACGTCGCAATCCAAAAGCGAACATCCCGACATCGGCAGTATTGTCAGCCGCGTACGGGGCGGGCATCGCTCGGGGATGCCGCAATATGTGGCGACACCCTCATCGTTTTATTTCACGCGGCCGACCTACTTGGGTGTTGCGCAACAACCCTTCGTCGTCGGTAATCCTGCCGCCAAGAGCTATGCCCCGCCCGAATTGAAGATCGCGCCGCAACTCCAAGAACGGGGGCTGGATGACCGCAAGGCACTGCTAGCGCAGTTTGATCGATTTCGCAGTGACTTGGATCTCAACGAGGCGCTGGCCGGGACGGACGCGTTTCGCCAACACGCCTTCAACATGCTGACCACTCCGCAAGTCGCCGAGGCCTTCGACATCAATCAGGAACCCGACAAGCTTCGCGATCAATACGGCCGCAATATGTGGGGCCAATCGTTTTTGCTGGCGCGGCGTCTGGCCGAAGCGGGGACAGGGGTCGTGAGCCTGATGATGAACTCGCCAAAGAGCGGCGAGGAATTCACGAACTGGGACGACCATCCCGGCAATGCCGGCCGCCCGGGACATTTTGCGACCTTCATGCGGACACGCTTGCCCTATCTGGACCAAGCGTTGACGACGATGATCGAAGACATTTGGGACCGGGGTTTGAATCGCCGGATCATGGTTGTGGTGGTCGGCGAATTTGGCCGCACACCACGGATTCGCAAGGGAGCACCGAATGACTCCGTTGGCCGCGATCATTGGCCCAATGCCTATTCGGCGTTGATCTCAGGCGGTGATTTGCAAATGGGACGCGTTATCGGAGCCACTGACAGCAAGGCCGCCTATCCGGTCGAGTCGCCGCATTCGCCGCAAGATTTGTTGGCGACCGTTTATCGGCATTTGGGCGTTGATTATACGCAGCAGTTCGTCGACTATGGAGGACGCCCGATATCCATTTTGCCGTTCGGCGAACCGATCGCGGGATTACTTTGAGTTTGCGGCGACACGTTTCAGGAGTGATCTCATGCTGACTCCGGCCCATTGGAAATCGATGTTAACACGGCGGCATTTTTTTGGCCGTTCCGCCAGCGGCATCGGCGTGGCGGCTTTAGCGTCGCTGCTGAATGAATCCCCCACTGCTCAAGCGGCCGAGGGAGGGGGATTGCCGGGGTTTCCTAATTTCGCCCCGCGCGCGAAACGGGTGATCTATTTGTTCCAATCGGGTGGTCCCTCGCAGATGGACCTGTTCGATCACAAGCCAAACTTGGGCGAACTCCGCGGCACCGATTTGCCCGATTCGATTCGCCAAGGGCAGCGACTCACCGGAATGACCTCGCGGCAAGCCCATTTTCCCGTCGCGCCGAGCAAATTTCGTTTTGACAAACATGGAGAAAGCGGGCAGGAAATCAGCGAGCTATTGCCGCACACAGCGAAGATCGCGGACGATATTTGCATCATCCGTTCGTTGAACACCAAAGCGGTCAATCACGACCCGGCGATTACGTTTTTTCAAACAGGAGCCGAACTCGCCGGGCGGCCCAGTATGGGATCGTGGTTGGCTTATGGTTTGGGCAGCGACAATCGTGACTTGCCGGCGTTTGTGACGATGGTGTCCGGCGATGGCGGACAACCGCTTTACGACCGGTTGTGGGGCAGCGGTTTTTTGCCCACGCAATACCAGGGCGTCAAATTCCGCTCCGTCGGCGATCCGGTGCTGTTCCTCTCCAATCCACAGGGAATCGACGATCCCACGCGACGCCGCGTGCTGGACGACTTGGCGGAAATGAATCGGCTGAAGCTGAACGAATTCGGCGATCCCGAAATCGCGACCCGCATCGCCCAATATGAACTCGCCTATCGCATGCAGACCTCGGTGCCGGAATTGACCGATGTCTCCAGCGAACCGCAACATATTTTTGACCAGTACGGTGCCGATTCCAAGAAGCCGGGAACGTTCGCCGCGAACTGTTTATTAGCGCGGCGGTTGGCTGAGCGCGGGGTGCGGTTTATTCAGTTGTTCCATCGCGGTTGGGATCAACACCTCAACTTGCCCAGGGACATTGGCAAGCAATGTGCTGCCACCGATCAAGCGTCAGCGGCGCTGGTTCAAGATTTGAAACAACGCGGGTTGCTGGAAGACACGCTCGTGGTCTGGGGCGGGGAATTCGGACGCACGGTTTATTGCCAAGGCAAGCTGACGGCCGACGATTACGGTCGCGACCATCATCCCCGTTGCTTCTCGATGTGGCTGGCCGGCGGCGGAATTAAAGGCGGACTGACGTTCGGCGAGACGGACGACTACAGCTACAACATCACCGCTGATCCGGTGCATATCTATGATTTGCATGCCACGATGTTGCATTGTCTGGGAATAGACCACGAGAAATTGACATACAAATTCCAAGGCCGCTATTTCCGGCTGACGGATGTGCATGGGAAGATCGTGCGCGAGCTGTTAGCGTGATTTTCTGTTGAGTGTTACCTGCCTGATGAGGGACGCAACTTGTTGTGCGCGGCTCAGCGGGAGCTTCGCCCTCCCGGGGGGCGGGATTGGGATCAATTGAAATCATTTGAGACACGCTATTGTGTTGTTTGAGGAGTGAGATTCTGTGCGGCGCACTACGATGATAATTGCTTTGATCGCTGTGATGATTCCGTCCACAGCTACTGCGGACGACCTGAGCGTTGATGAGGCGCAACACGCCCTGCGGCGCGGGGTGGAATACTTTCGCGATCACGTGTCGATCGAAGGAGGATACCTGTGGCGGTATGCGGCGGATTTTAGCGAGCGCGAAGGGGAAGTCCCCGCATCTGCAACAACCGCTTGGGTGCAACCACCGGGAACCCCGTCGGTCGGAGCAGCCTATCTGGATGTCTATGAACTGACCGGCGAGGAATATTACCTCGAAGCGGCCCGGGAAACGGCGCTCGCATTGGTGCGGGGACAACTGCAATCCGGCGGCTGGGATTACCGAATCGAATTCACCCCAGAGGATCGCAAAAAGCACGCCTACCGGGCGGATGCGAACCAAAGCGACGACCAAGACAAATCCACCCCGGATGATACGCGTGATAAGAAAAAGAAAAAACGTCCGCCGCGGAACACAACGACTCTGGATGACAACACAACACAAGCCGCGCTGCGGTTTCTGATGCGGATTGATCGTGCGCTCGGTTTTCAGGATCAACCCATTCATGAATCCGCGTTATTCGCACTGCAATCGCTGTTGGATGCGCAATACCCTATTGGCGCATGGCCGCAACGGTTTTCGGCGGCGCCTGACCCGGATAAATTTCCCGTCAAATCGGCAAGTTTTCCTGACCAGTGGTCACGGACCTACCCGGCGATCGATTATCGCAGCTACTACACATTCAACGACAACACGATCGCGGACATGGTTGATCTCATGTTTCGGGCGGCGGAAATCTACGATGACCCCCAATATACGGCCTCTGCGGAGAGAGCGGGTGATTTTATTTTGTTGGCGCAACTGCCCGAACCACAGCCGGGTTGGGCACAACAATACGACGCCGAGATGCATCCCGCTTGGGCACGCAAATTCGAACCACCCGCGCTCACCGGCGCCGAGTCGCAAGGCGTGATGCGGACGCTGTTGCGGCTGTATGACCGGACCGGCAAGGCGAAGTTTCTGCAGCCGATCCCACGCGCCTTGGCTTATTACCAATCCGGCGTTTTGCCCGATGGACGATTGGCGCGGTTCTATGAAATGGGGACCAACACGCCGTTGTACTTCACCAAGGATTATCAGTTGACCTACAGCGACGACGATATGCCCACGCATTATGGATTCAAAACCCGCAATAACCTGGACGCGATCGCCAAAGAATACGACAAACGAAAAAACAGCGATCATCCAGGCTCTGCGAAACCGCTCACCGAACTTAACAAAGCACCGCGCTTGTCAGCGAAATTAAAACAACGAGCTGCCGCTGTTGTTGACGCCCAACAGGAAAACGGCGCGTGGATAGAACCGGCTCGTCAGCGGAATCGCAGCCACATCCCGGCCAATGCCCCTTGCATTAACTGCCAGACATTCTCCGACAACATCGTGACGCTGGCGCGCTACATTGCCGCATCGAAAAACTCACGCTAACTGGTCGTGATCGGGTCGGCGGCAAAGCGTTGGCGGATTGTCTGCTGTCGGTACGAGAAAATTCGTTCCAGGTCACGTTTCACCAACAGGCGATGAATCAATGCTCCGCCGGGGACGGAATAGTGGACGGTGTCGCCTACAATCGTTCCGCCATTGTCTGTGCGGAACGTATGCTCGTGTTCCCAGTGCCTGTAAGGGCCTTTGCGCTGAAAATCTATGAACCGGAAAGGGGGTTCCCAGACGGTGATTTCGCTCCGCCAACGCATCGGAATGCCGTGCATACGGAGCTTGTAATCGATCAGCGTGCCGGCGGTAATTCCGATGGGAGTAGGGGTTACGACATGGAAATTCAGCCAAGGGGGCGTAATCGACTCCAGGGCACAGGCATCGGAAAAAAAGTCGAACACCTCCTCCAGCGGAGCAGGCAGTCGTTGTTCGCAATGAAGTATAAAACCACCGCGTTGCAGGTCAGGGATGATGGTGATCGGCATAATCTAAGGATCTATCTCATATGAATGGATAGCGGCAATTTCGTACAATTCTAGTCACTCGCGGGATGAAGCCAACTTTTTTTCCGCAAGTTTCACCGAGGAATGAAAGGGCGCGGTCTGTGGCACCGCTTTTTTTTATAACCATAGGAAAACTGCCTTGCGGCAGCTTGGGAATGTCGTGACGATAGGGAGTCAATCCTTGTTTTCTTATCGCATTCATCAATTTTCAAAAAGAAACGGCGGACGCCCTGATTTTGAAAGGTCTTGCCATGAACCGTTTAATCTTGGGTTTGATAGTGGCCACCGGGTTGTCCTGCATGGTGGCCTGCCTGGGGACCAAAGAGGAAGTCGAGAAACCTGCCGAGGCGGTCCCCGTCCCTCCCAAGGTCGACCCCAGGCATCAACCGCAAACCGAGCGAGTTGAAAAGGCTGCCGTCGAGATCAAATCGATGGAACGCGTTGGAACCGAAGAACACGCGTCGATTGCAGCGGAGTTTTTCGTCAAGCGGTTTGTGCAGCAGAAATATCGCGCCAACGGCGACTATCGCGACCCACTGATGAAGTATTTTACTAAGACCGAAGAATGGTCCGCATTCGGCATCCTGCAAGGCAAGGACCCCAACCTGCCCCGTTATACGGTGGAATGTTTTGTGCACCTGAATGACCAGGACGAATGGGAATGCCGGTTAATGCGGATCGACAAACAACAGGTTTATGGCATGGATGTCCCCGACCCGGATGTGACGTTGCCAAACATCCAGGTGGGCGCTAACGGGAAAGCCAGACCGGTAGAAGAAAAAGCATCCGCCGCTGCCGATGGCGAGACTGAAACGTCGCAGCGAACGGCTGACACTGAAGCCGCCGGCGATCTACGAATGGCCAAATCCTTGATGAAGCGAACCCCAGAGAAAGCAAAGCAACGATTGCAGGCAATCATTGCTGAATTCCCTGAGACCCCGGCAGCCGCAGAAGCCCGTGAATTGATCCAAACGATCAAGGAATGAGCAGAGCGAATGCGAGACTGATAATACTGCTTGACAGCACGAATTGGCGGCGCAACGTATCGCTACGACGCGAACGCACAACAGATACATAATTTTCATAGATCATCATCAACGCGTGAGGAGTGCAGCGAAATGAATGTTATCCGAGGAATTCTGGCAATTGGCTGCGTGTTTGCATGCAGCATCACCGCGGCGGTTGCGGAAGACGAGAACAACGGCAAGCGGTATTTGATTATTCATTCCGACGATGCGGGGATGTCGCATTCGGTCAATCGTGGGACGATTGAAGCAATGGAGAATGGGATTGTCTCCTCGGCGAGCATCATGGTCCCCTGTCCCTGGTTGCCGGAGTTCGCTGCCTATGCCCGCGAAAACCCGGACAAGGATTACGGCATTCATCTGACGGTCAATTCGGAGTTTAAAAACTACCGTTGGCGGCCCGTTGCTGAGCGGAACAAGGTTCCCAGCCTGTTGGATGAAGATGGGTACATGCACCGCGGCGCCGCAGCAGTCGTCGCCAATGCGCGGGCGGATGAGGTTGAAATCGAACTGCGTGCGCAAATCGAACGTGCCAAGGAAATGGGGATTCCACTGTCACACCTCGACACCCATATGGGCACGCTGCTGATGCGAGCCGACCTGTTCGAGATCTATGTGCGATTGGGCGTCGACTACAATTTGCCAGTCTTGTTCATGGCGAATATTCCTCCCGAACGTTTGAAACAATACCCGGGACTCAAAGACAACTTCGACGCCAAAAAACAATTGCTGCTATCCAACGGCCTGCCGGTCTTGG from Symmachiella dynata encodes:
- a CDS encoding SRPBCC family protein, with the protein product MPITIIPDLQRGGFILHCEQRLPAPLEEVFDFFSDACALESITPPWLNFHVVTPTPIGITAGTLIDYKLRMHGIPMRWRSEITVWEPPFRFIDFQRKGPYRHWEHEHTFRTDNGGTIVGDTVHYSVPGGALIHRLLVKRDLERIFSYRQQTIRQRFAADPITTS
- a CDS encoding polysaccharide deacetylase family protein; its protein translation is MNVIRGILAIGCVFACSITAAVAEDENNGKRYLIIHSDDAGMSHSVNRGTIEAMENGIVSSASIMVPCPWLPEFAAYARENPDKDYGIHLTVNSEFKNYRWRPVAERNKVPSLLDEDGYMHRGAAAVVANARADEVEIELRAQIERAKEMGIPLSHLDTHMGTLLMRADLFEIYVRLGVDYNLPVLFMANIPPERLKQYPGLKDNFDAKKQLLLSNGLPVLDFVTMYYQGGPHEVRKAHYMNVIRNLKPGLSEIIIHCGYDGPELEAITGSYKLRDDDRRIFQDPEVIAEVKKLGIEVITWKQAHEMVEKPQAAK
- a CDS encoding aminotransferase class I/II-fold pyridoxal phosphate-dependent enzyme, with the translated sequence MLDPLFETPLCNAADLGRPIPDSPHAVSVCLPTWADNIGYEEKTPRVIEQLNNGYPRFVFHHLCQQLFAECHAKFAAADESCLAFPSVVAAERFVEFFAKQTGQKPRLCDFGRHGVQAACFPTQFADTAKAGWQHLGEGISSRHAEACLENRTAPDATAAKQILRQRIADAASATVEDVFLFPSGMNAIFSLYRALEATFPDRKCAQFGFPYVDTLKIQKTCGTGVHFYPHGESADLDQLAEVLAAEPISGIYTEFPSNPLLKSPDLARLAELARAHRCPLVVDDTVATSVNADVLSAADAVCSSLTKFFSGAGDVTAGSVVLNANGPFYNELKTALSQEDDLLWCEDALVLEENSRDFEARVRQINHNAEQLADHLLQHPRVTAVNYPKFQTPQRYRAFRKRDGGYGGLLSVEFAEPAKRAPRVFDALRVCKGPNLGTNYTLVCPYTILAHYGELDFAEDCGVSRYLLRVSVGLEPPEDLIARFNEALAVD
- a CDS encoding pectate lyase → MIIALIAVMIPSTATADDLSVDEAQHALRRGVEYFRDHVSIEGGYLWRYAADFSEREGEVPASATTAWVQPPGTPSVGAAYLDVYELTGEEYYLEAARETALALVRGQLQSGGWDYRIEFTPEDRKKHAYRADANQSDDQDKSTPDDTRDKKKKKRPPRNTTTLDDNTTQAALRFLMRIDRALGFQDQPIHESALFALQSLLDAQYPIGAWPQRFSAAPDPDKFPVKSASFPDQWSRTYPAIDYRSYYTFNDNTIADMVDLMFRAAEIYDDPQYTASAERAGDFILLAQLPEPQPGWAQQYDAEMHPAWARKFEPPALTGAESQGVMRTLLRLYDRTGKAKFLQPIPRALAYYQSGVLPDGRLARFYEMGTNTPLYFTKDYQLTYSDDDMPTHYGFKTRNNLDAIAKEYDKRKNSDHPGSAKPLTELNKAPRLSAKLKQRAAAVVDAQQENGAWIEPARQRNRSHIPANAPCINCQTFSDNIVTLARYIAASKNSR
- a CDS encoding DUF1501 domain-containing protein, which translates into the protein MAPVRCPGPVNRREFLRIGSLALGGATLSEISAGRAAAGTLNSDTSVILCYLHGGPSQLETYDLKPHAPVETRSVFSPISTSVPGMDICEHFPLQAKIADKFSIVRSLNHDVGIHSDGGIIVCTGKRPAVLDPTSQSKSEHPDIGSIVSRVRGGHRSGMPQYVATPSSFYFTRPTYLGVAQQPFVVGNPAAKSYAPPELKIAPQLQERGLDDRKALLAQFDRFRSDLDLNEALAGTDAFRQHAFNMLTTPQVAEAFDINQEPDKLRDQYGRNMWGQSFLLARRLAEAGTGVVSLMMNSPKSGEEFTNWDDHPGNAGRPGHFATFMRTRLPYLDQALTTMIEDIWDRGLNRRIMVVVVGEFGRTPRIRKGAPNDSVGRDHWPNAYSALISGGDLQMGRVIGATDSKAAYPVESPHSPQDLLATVYRHLGVDYTQQFVDYGGRPISILPFGEPIAGLL
- a CDS encoding AI-2E family transporter, whose protein sequence is MARLVSLIVLTVLIVFLGITFFQVIAPFLLPLFLAGVVALLCQPMFRYFLTRTNDKTHWAAGLTTAAILAIIFVPLATGTVIATAELYAFAQERLEPAQWKPAYGKFRERFDADEIIDSVYDRFSPPPTDKDQLDEWKARRARFHEQVETNIRANTKAALDRVAERTMGFAASTFGIVGRIVSGIVGGLMFIIGLFYFLADGPVLLAATRELIPVNQDYQQQLLHRFNKVIRAVVLATFAAALGQGIATAAVLYFFVGHFFLLSIVCTLTAMIPLIGTWLVWAPVAIWLAADGHWGSALFVTAYGTIFIGTLDNIIRTYVLHSDAKLHPLLAFVSVLGGLQAMGLWGIFVGPTVASCLHALVKIFNTELKAFSEEKFANIKAKSASDMMHNTIPPDMAGEEKTPPPAPPEQPESKPHKKDPGKRRRKR
- a CDS encoding tetratricopeptide repeat protein — translated: MNRLILGLIVATGLSCMVACLGTKEEVEKPAEAVPVPPKVDPRHQPQTERVEKAAVEIKSMERVGTEEHASIAAEFFVKRFVQQKYRANGDYRDPLMKYFTKTEEWSAFGILQGKDPNLPRYTVECFVHLNDQDEWECRLMRIDKQQVYGMDVPDPDVTLPNIQVGANGKARPVEEKASAAADGETETSQRTADTEAAGDLRMAKSLMKRTPEKAKQRLQAIIAEFPETPAAAEARELIQTIKE
- a CDS encoding MBL fold metallo-hydrolase, whose product is MKYSRRGWIALLTTLVVTSAGGYAAGWFSPNETTITELAPGVFFRKSQTEPVFLGCNQGWVEFKDFVLVIDANFPNQAAEVAKLIKKHTGKPIRYVFDTHYHGDHADGNMIYTAQGATAIASENSQLLFDTKGLDGFRKSQQSKPEEYGPLNYEKPTLLFPRKMVIDDGTQRVELLHFGHAHTAGDAVAWLPKQGILFSGDAVVNGAFNYTGDSNTASWVGVLTEIQTLPIKTVAPGHGEVGDEKLVPLQKRYFVELRETIQQAIDDGKSLDEIKADIELPFYQEWTGVDVRERTENIEFVYGELTSR
- a CDS encoding DUF1501 domain-containing protein, yielding MLTPAHWKSMLTRRHFFGRSASGIGVAALASLLNESPTAQAAEGGGLPGFPNFAPRAKRVIYLFQSGGPSQMDLFDHKPNLGELRGTDLPDSIRQGQRLTGMTSRQAHFPVAPSKFRFDKHGESGQEISELLPHTAKIADDICIIRSLNTKAVNHDPAITFFQTGAELAGRPSMGSWLAYGLGSDNRDLPAFVTMVSGDGGQPLYDRLWGSGFLPTQYQGVKFRSVGDPVLFLSNPQGIDDPTRRRVLDDLAEMNRLKLNEFGDPEIATRIAQYELAYRMQTSVPELTDVSSEPQHIFDQYGADSKKPGTFAANCLLARRLAERGVRFIQLFHRGWDQHLNLPRDIGKQCAATDQASAALVQDLKQRGLLEDTLVVWGGEFGRTVYCQGKLTADDYGRDHHPRCFSMWLAGGGIKGGLTFGETDDYSYNITADPVHIYDLHATMLHCLGIDHEKLTYKFQGRYFRLTDVHGKIVRELLA